One window of Cydia pomonella isolate Wapato2018A chromosome 5, ilCydPomo1, whole genome shotgun sequence genomic DNA carries:
- the LOC133518226 gene encoding uncharacterized protein LOC133518226, with product MATRMFTWIWIFEIVFHGVVPQVLEPPGTRWGKNVTSCEEFERDAHFEPTEVIDAMWKIFYSWADTTELSLIVFSLLSAKRLKRIKAVVDSIDPGLGIPWLDAEFLMEPRGGLQILLLRQGTPGAYRALIIAEQRDKARPNPRPILNMADVRMKLVGRIMGMMSCEELTAYALARQHEMPVTEADCVVRANTLRYRGPGGHSYLQIRRMIKQEL from the exons ATGGCAACAAGAATGTTTACGTGGATCTGGATATTTGAAATTGTTTTCCACGGTGTAGTGCCGCAAGTCTTGGAGCCCCCGGGAACCAGGTGGGGGAAGAACGTTACATCTTGCGAGGAATTCGAACGAGACGCTCACTTCGAGCCGACAGAAGTAATCGATGCCAtgtggaaaatattttactcgtGGGCTGACACCACTGAGTTGTCGCTCATTGTGTTCTCGTTACTATCAGCTAAG CGTTTAAAAAGAATAAAAGCTGTAGTAGACTCGATAGATCCGGGTTTGGGGATACCCTGGTTGGATGCCGAGTTTCTAATGGAGCCTCGAGGTGGTTTACAGATTCTGTTGCTTCGCCAGGGGACTCCGGGTGCATACCGCGCCCTCATCATCGCCGAACAACGCGATAAAG CTCGCCCAAATCCGAGACCAATCCTAAATATGGCGGATGTGCGCATGAAACTGGTGGGCCGTATCATGGGCATGATGTCCTGCGAGGAGCTCACCGCATATGCGCTGGCTCGACAGCACGAGATGCCGGTCACGGAGGCCGACTGCGTGGTGCGGGCCAACACGCTCAGGTACCGGGGGCCCGGGGGACACTCGTACCTTCAAATACGTCGCATGATCAAACAAGAACTATAA